The genomic region CCGCCGGCAGGAAGTGCTGCAGCGAGTACGAGTAGCCATAGGTCGAAGAGATCATCGTGAACGGGAACAGATACAGGCTCAGATAACCTTCGTACTGGTAGTCGATGGCGAACAGCCGCCGCAGCTTGGCGAGCTGGTTGCGCTGGCGCGAGGCGCCGATCGGCGCGCGCCAGAGCGAGTTCACGCCGTCGTAGCGGTTCTCGCCGTCCTCGAGAGCGAGCGCGCCGAGCGTGCCCGGATGCACGGCGCCGATGTGGTACGGCTCGAGCGCGTTCTCGACCGCGAGCGGCCAGTAGCAGCCGTAGTCGTAGCGGTTCAGGTCGAGCCGCCGGTCGATATTGAAAGAGATGTCGGCCACGACCGGCTCGAACTCGCCGAGCTGGGTGGCCAGGTCGGCGGCGGGACGGATGCCGACGAACAGGAAGTCGCCGCACCATTCGAGCGCGTAGGTGTTGAGCGCGGCGCGCTCGATCGAGCAGTGGCGGAACCGCTCGCGGCCAGGGATGATCAGCTGCCCTTCTCGGTAGGTCCAGCCGTGATAGGCGCAGCTGGCCGTCTGGTTGCCGCTGTCGTCGAGGTACATGCGCGCGCCGCGGTGCGGGCAGCGGTTGTCGAACGCTACGAGTTCGCCTGCGTCGTTGAACACGACGATCTCGCCGGCCGCGCAGTCGAAGCGCACGAAGTCGCCGTCAGCCGGCAGCTCGCGCCGGTGGCCCACCAGGTGCCAGTGGCGCGTGATCAGTTCGAGATCGAAGTCCATCGCCGTGTTCACAGTTTTTTCGCAGGGGCGGCGTACAGGGTGGCGCCGTCCGGCACCTTGCGCATCACCACGGCGCCGGCGCCGATCCGGGCGTCGGCGCCGATCGCCACGCGCGGCAGCACGCGCGCGCCCGAGCCGAAGAACACGCCTTCACCCACCCGCACGTGGCCGGTCAGGTCGA from Burkholderia glumae LMG 2196 = ATCC 33617 harbors:
- a CDS encoding aromatic ring-hydroxylating oxygenase subunit alpha encodes the protein MDFDLELITRHWHLVGHRRELPADGDFVRFDCAAGEIVVFNDAGELVAFDNRCPHRGARMYLDDSGNQTASCAYHGWTYREGQLIIPGRERFRHCSIERAALNTYALEWCGDFLFVGIRPAADLATQLGEFEPVVADISFNIDRRLDLNRYDYGCYWPLAVENALEPYHIGAVHPGTLGALALEDGENRYDGVNSLWRAPIGASRQRNQLAKLRRLFAIDYQYEGYLSLYLFPFTMISSTYGYSYSLQHFLPAGGEAAGLTRFTSRLYGAPTKGATADAIIEPFFASTARLNRQVFDEDHAICRRLPRDAWSTAPLAFPADTEAKIDHFRASCRAFDATLKPGAQAAASSAA